One part of the Solanum dulcamara chromosome 3, daSolDulc1.2, whole genome shotgun sequence genome encodes these proteins:
- the LOC129881683 gene encoding glycine-rich protein 5-like, whose protein sequence is MANKLSILILCLALVVVHTTAAREMPSDNGLYDQKNVFGGAGGIGGIGSNGLPFGGVVSGVGGNVGGFGAGVGGGAGFGGGLGGGGLGVGGGVGGLGGVGGLGGVGGGYGGGGGAGNLPLP, encoded by the coding sequence ATGGCCAACAAGTTGTCCATACTTATCCTTTGTCTTGCTTTGGTTGTGGTTCATACCACAGCAGCAAGAGAAATGCCAAGTGACAATGGTCTTTATGACCAAAAGAATGTTTTCGGAGGCGCTGGTGGTATCGGTGGCATTGGCAGCAATGGACTACCTTTTGGCGGAGTCGTAAGTGGAGTAGGTGGCAACGTTGGTGGATTTGGTGCTGGAGTTGGTGGTGGAGCTGGATTTGGTGGAGGACTTGGTGGTGGTGGACTAGGTGTAGGTGGTGGAGTAGGGGGTCTAGGTGGAGTAGGGGGTCTAGGTGGAGTAGGTGGTGGttatggtggtggtggtggtgctgGGAACCTTCCACTTCCATGA